TTATAATGAGTGTAAATTACAAACAACCCATTTAAGGAAAAATGCTGAATACCCAGATTCAAGCAATTGCAATTGGTCCctgttgttaaaaaaaaaaaaaaaaaaaaagcacaaagcaAGTAAACAGATCTGGGTAACGAAATAGAAACTAATAAAGAGTGGGTTGTGTTGTGCAGACCTGATTGGGTTGAGATGAGATGACTTGAGTCTAGTGTAATGAGTTGTAGTGGTAAAACATTTTCAGGGCtttctaaattatatttatatagaggaaatttgttttctctgtatttttgggtttgttcacGCTTTTCTGGTTTCCCAGCCCGAATATTAGATTAAGCCGAAACTAACGGAACAAAAAACATGTCGTTTACACAAACTGCCCCACCCAACACCGCCCGTAAGACACCAAATCACCGCTTTTGGATTTGGAGATCATACAAATTGTATCACAGAATAAATGGGTAGAGTTGTGCCGAATGAGAAACATTAACTACGAATCAGTGGTTTTTCAAAGCGGCGTAGTTTCAATTTCATAAGTGCGCAAAAATGCAAGGACGGTAGCCTCTAAGttttactctcttttcttttctcctttttttttatttttattattattattatttttttttttagaggtttTACCTAAATTCACTTTAATCCTCTCATTCAACTTTCATTTAATTGATTCCTTTAAATTTCatgtttattcaattaagtCTATCCggaacttccaaaaaaaaaaaaaaaatctatttgtcaactttcattaattttttttataaaataaaatctcaaagatattttttaaataaaaatttggacacTTAATCTAATTTCGTTAATTAAGAAATACGTTCCAAAATAACGCTagcttaaaattttagaaaccaAAACCCTTTGGATTATTTGTATCAAGTATGCTAAAATAGCATTTGGCTCAAAATATAACCAGGAAGCCTAGAAAAATAACTAGCATCTAATCATCAATTGGTTAGGCAGCATAAGAGTTTGCTACGGTGCTTATCCAAATTTAGAAGACATTATAGcttatgcatttctttttacTTAAATCTATTATTTCTTCTTTGTGAGCATAGGCCATAGAACCAAGACTCTTTCTTCTAGTCTCTAATTTTTCTCCTCCCTTACTACTTATTCTTAATGCTCACTCCCTTCATTTAGGGGTGTACAAAAAACCGCACACAATTGTATCTAAACCGACCAAAATTGACCACCAATCACAATGAAGGTGCAAAATTGCACCTGTAGGTGCCATTCGGTTCTACTTTCAAAAAACCACACCACACTTAGTATTATATaagttatattttatatatatatttaatatacacTTTTTAGTAattagaaaagataaaaattatgaaGAACTTTCACAACTAAAAACTTGTTGGATTACTCTAAatcagcccaaaaaaaaaaagacattaggTTGGCCTAAACCAGTCTCAAATGGGAATAAAAGGCCCAATCCAGCATCAACCAAATTGCATAGTCTAAAACCACACCAAAACACACGGTGACCGATTAATTTAAAGTGAGGTGTGATAAGGGTTTTGGGAAAATCACATCTCATGGTTTAGTGATAAATGTAGTCCAAAACTGCAATGTACACCCTTCATCACAATGCAAAAgctttttttgttctctctatTTCTTAGATCAGGAGTAGTGGTTGATTGTTATGGTGCGGTGGCTAATTGGAGTAGCTGGAGATTAGGTCACTACCATGGGTGGTTGATTGTTGTAGCATGACTGATCATGTGGTGGGGGCTAATCGGCACAGTTAGATTGAGTCACTACCATGGGAGGTTGATCATTGTAGTGGGGGGTTGATCTAGCAGTGAGGCTGGGTGGGTGGAGCTAATTTGGTGGCTAGTGGCTGATGGCTTTTTATGTAGGAGTGAAAAGAATTAATAAGGTCTGTTTGGGTGGAGAGATGGAAAAGTAGAAGGATAGAAAATTGTGGAATgatagaaaagtgagagaatagaaaaaatttagttttcctTCATTTGTGTTGGGGTGGAGGGGTAAAAAAGTGaaggaatgaaaaattttattacttaattgagatgaaaaatgagaggatgaaaaatgaacttcgtataaatttactattacgtctttactaaatatataaacaaaaagtaacacatttgttaattaaaaaaattttgtatggacactttttttttttatttttttaataaaataaactaattccaaaaggattaaaaaaaaaaaaaaaaaaagaagtcccaaaccaaaaccaacgtactgtgggaagaacttgaaCCGGAAGACctttatcccaaaaaagaagaagagagaaatggaACATggaaaagcaaaagaagaaaaggacaaaaagttgTTGGTGGCAATTTTGTCATTTACCATCTAACAGGCACAATCATGTCtgttttctcttcattttgcAGAGACAGGTTTTGAGTGGGCTCGGGTGAAAAATGTCTGGCCCACTCAAAAATTTTCTCTGATCTCTTTCTTAGCAAATAACAcacaatctcattttctttcatttattttctatccACTTTATTTCACTTCCAACTAAACATACCTTAAATCTTGAGTAGATGAGGATGAAACAtattagagagaaaatgaaaaatttgagagaaataataaaaattaaagaataaataatattttaatagaaaaaaggtattgattagaaaattaattatgaatgttttgaaaaatagaaaaatgtatcAATTTTAGACATTCAAGCTCCAAAATCATTTACGTCAATCAAACTAAAgatgtgtaaatttacaaaatttttagtgTAACTGCTTAAATTAATGtctatttttatgttaaaatagacaTAATTTTTTGCACGAGTTAATGTGAATGTtctattcattttgtattttgcatttagatttttttttggtaaaataagtttttatgttaaaatgtACATAAATTTATGCACGAGTTAATATGAATGCACTTATGCCATTTTGCACAAAATGACGGGAATGCTCTAATTAATATACATACCATActacataataaaaattggcCTTACAAGTTGTAATTTTGCCAAGTGGATGTAACAAATTGTAGTAATTgtttttagataaaaaatatcttatttGCTCGTCACATTTTCCTCTACTATGCCTTATCCATTCTCtggataaaatataaaagcttAATTGTTggtatcattttttatttttacgcTTTCTTGACgtgaactttttctttttaatttgaattcttcatttttttttttctttttacgttAAGTGACAATTTTATTCcaataaaattaattgtaaatAATTCTCCTTCTCTTCTACCATATATCTAATTTTgaactaatttaatttttaaataattccaCTTTTGGTATTAGAGTCTGTATTTTATAGAAGAATTTGGTATTAGAATTTAACTAAAACTCTAGTTGATAGTTGATACGACTTACGAGAGTTAAACCATATTTATctccaatttttcaaaagcgATTTCTTAGTGTCACGACTCACAGTATCTGATATTTGGCTAAgaagagtgagtgagtgagtgagtgggAGAGATGGTGCTATCTCAGAAACTTCACGAAGCCTTCAAAGGCACCGTAGAGAGAATCACAGCTCCCCGCACCGTCTCTGCCCTGAAGGAAAAAGGCGTTCTCAGCATCACCGAATTCATCGTCGCCGGCGATAATCTCGTCTCCAAATGCCCCACCTGGTCCTGGTCAGTCCCTATTTCTATTttcaatcaaatcaaatcaacgCCAGCactcttcatttgttttttttgttttttttttggttggtaggGAATCAGGCGAGCAAAGCAAGATGAAGTCATATTTACCTCCGGAAAAGCAGTTCCTCATCACtagaaatggtaaaaaaaaaaaaaaaaaaagcatcatccaAAGATAGAACTCCAATTAAGTAAAGTTAAAGCTGTGAATGCTGTTAGTTCTAATTCTGGGATTATCTTTGAAATTGTGCAATATCATTTAAGTATTAAGTAGATTACTAAAAAtagacaagttttttttttttttttttttttggagaataaaaaatagacaAGTTTTTCAATGATTCATCACATGCCCtgttaaattttaaacaagtcacatgacTATTAAATTGGTCGCGTCACAACAGgttccaaactagtttggtgGAAAATTTTGTCCGTTATTGCAATTTGAATGTgcttataattttgttatttttctcaACAATGTATATAcatttgataaaacaatcttCACTCACCAGATAGGTTTTTgtcaatgaaatttttttataggaaatgtCACTACAACTGTCTCTAAAATCTCAGAACCATACAAAAACaagtaaagttttaaaaaattaatattggtTGCTCCCTTTTTGGTATTAGTGGAAGGGGGGATTCCAAAAAACAGGCATCAATTTACACTCTTTGCTTAGGTCTTCTAATCGTCAATTGCTTATACTTTGTGATTACTAAAGGATTGGAACGCATTTATTTTCTCTGTTCTCGGAAACAATGAGCATTGAGCTATTCATGAACTGTGGGATTTAGAAGCATTAATTTACTATCTTTCATAGAGCAGCAAGTGCAAATCTACTCGTAAACTAAATTGTCTAAGTTATTATTCTTGTAGTGTTGAATTATTATTCGGATTACGTTACAAACATCTGACAATCTGGTAGGGCAGTAAGTGTTGGCACCCACTTGAAACATGAAGGACTCACAGAGTTTCCATGCCTAATTATACTGTTTAGACCCATAGCCCCTTTGAATATGCTTGCAGAGCACCTATATTTAAGATTATTGGCATTGCAATCGTAACTTATTTGAGGATGACGTATCGAAAATAAGTTATTGGTGTAACTGGCCCTTTTCTTTAGTTTGGGGCGAATTGCAATGGTTGTGACTTGTGGCACATTTAgattcagtaaaaaaaaaaaagaccttttTTTGTGATCTGAAATGCCCTTATTGATCTCATAAGGCACACAGCGAGATGCAATATTATTACAGAGAAATACAGAGTAGTTTTCTGTACACTTTGATTAATATTGTGTACATGAGATATTGTTGGCAGAACCTGAATATATTACATATTTCACAAGTGGAGAATGAGCAACTTTGCTGCATTTCCTATGCAAACATTCCTTGTCAAATTACTTCATTTGTTTAGATgcccttttttctctcttcctacTCCACCCGCCCTTCCAAATATTAGTGTCAAAATTTATTAAGAATTAAAAACTTCATTTTCAGTTCCTTGTCTACGAAGGGTTGCATCTTTAGAAGAAGAATATGAAGTTGGAGGTGAAGTGCTAATTGATAATGAAGATAATGATGGTTGGCTGGCAACTCATGGTAACCCAAAAGGTGTGTTTCTAATTGGAGCATGAAATTTTCTGACTTACGTGTACACTTTTGATCTTTGCCTTGtattttcttagaaaataatTGTGATGAGGATGATAGCTTGCCTTCCATGGAGACCCTTGAAATCAGCAATAAGAATCCTATTCAGTCAATTCCTTCATACTTTGGGGGTGAGGAGGAAGAAGATATTCCAGACATGGCCGAATACGATGAACCTGACAACCTTATTGAAATGGACCCTGTATGTTGTTACAATTCTAACTATTTTCAAAGGCCTGTTAGAATTGCTTGAAATTTTacagctttttattttatttctcttggATAAATTAGAATCTATTTAtgtagatttttaaaaaaaaaaaaaaatctttttggataaattaacatatatatatatatatatattaccacaTGAATATCTCATGAAATCAATACTGCAACTTGGTTTGTCTACTCACTAATGTTTCTTGGTTTTCTATACATCGTGCTATAGCTCAAAGGTCTAAATGCTGCTTTCTGGTAATATCTCATATTTGGGGATGTAAACTGTTGTTGGCATGAGGACCTAAGCAGTACAGAAGAGCAATTCATATTGTCGAGTGGATAGTGTAAATTAACAATGAAGAAGAATCTtaactttttcctctttttgatGGAGGAAAATACTAATAAATACTGTGTACAACTCATGAGATCAAGACGGTGACTCAATTTCATTACGTCTACTAACTAATGTTTTTCGGTTTTCTATACATCGGACTATAGGTCAAGGGTCTAACTGTTTCTTTTTGGTAATATATCCATATTTAGAAATGTAAATCATTTTCAGCATCAGGGTACACGCTGATggataagaataattaaatgtgAAGAGGaatcttaacttttttttttttttttcttctgtaatGAGTTAGAATATACATAATAAGCACAGATAGAAATCCTATATATCAGTTTGTTATAAGAAATCCCATCTATCAAGTTTGAAACAACTTTATGGAGAGAAATTGATTATGTTAGATTTTGTGATATGGACATGTTTATGAAGGACGGCCTTTTAAATATAATTCAGAAATTAGTATTTCTACAATAAATGTAGTGCTCTGAATGGCTACAGATTCTGAGGTTTGTTGatcaaaatactattttaaGGATTGTCGAGAATTTGGAATTGAAATAATACAAGACAGTCAAGCTTATTAATAAATCATAGAATTGCCTTCTGCATcaagtttgtgtttgtttttgtttcatgtTATGTGCGCCTGTGTTGAACACATTTTGTTGCTTGGAAACTTCACTTTTCCCTGACATTGAAGAAGAAACTTTTGGCAACATGTATTTTTGTCTGGTCATGGATTTAAACAATGCATCTGTAATTTATTTGTACATCATGTCCTAGTAACAACGTAGGAGGATGAGGGGATAACTTGCTTCTGAAATAGGGGAAAAAGGTGTGATTTCTTTATGCTGATGGCCATAAATGATGTATAATGCATGAATACTAATGACGATTTCGTGTGGTAATTGCACTAGGTTGATGGCTGTAAATAATGTTACTGTTATTGCCATTGAATTGAACATCCATTAGGAGTGTTctagttgttgtggttttatcatTTATGTCTATATACTCAATGCAGGCAACACTTCGGTCTACATATCTTGTGGCTCAAGAACCTGATGATGATAATATTCTTCGAACCCGAACATATGACATCAGCATCACGTAAGATTAAAGTTTTAAAGTAAAGTTACTTCTTATCACATTTTGGACTTTGAAGTAGAATGTTTTCTTGGAAATCAGTTATATAACCTTAAAGAATCAGTAtggtggtttttttattttttatatatttttttttaagtttagtttttaattaattaattttttatactgAGGCCAAAATAG
This DNA window, taken from Quercus robur chromosome 2, dhQueRobu3.1, whole genome shotgun sequence, encodes the following:
- the LOC126713091 gene encoding autophagy-related protein 3-like → MVLSQKLHEAFKGTVERITAPRTVSALKEKGVLSITEFIVAGDNLVSKCPTWSWESGEQSKMKSYLPPEKQFLITRNVPCLRRVASLEEEYEVGGEVLIDNEDNDGWLATHGNPKENNCDEDDSLPSMETLEISNKNPIQSIPSYFGGEEEEDIPDMAEYDEPDNLIEMDPATLRSTYLVAQEPDDDNILRTRTYDISITYDKYYQTPRVWLTGYDESRMLLQPELVLEDVSQDHAHKTVTIEDHHHLPGKHASVHPCRHGAVMKKIIDVLMSHGVEPEVDKYLFLFLKFVASVIPTIEYDYTLDFDLGRSSN